The DNA region TTGTTCGGCCGCGACGGACCCGAGATGCCGCCGTCGAAATCCGGATCCAACACAATGCCGTAGTCGAATCCGTCGTAGTCGCAGTACCAGTCGAAGTCGCACGGGTAGGACATGCCGGAGCCCGGCCCCTGTCCGGTATTGCTGCCGCGGGTGTCGCCCTGCGAGCACAACACCGTGCCGTTGGAACTGACGCAGTCGGCGGCGGCCGACGGGCTCACGGTCACGGCGATGGTCGGCACGGCCGCCACCATGAACGTCAGTGCCGGCAGCCAGACTTTAATCAGTGAGCGGGACACCGCACCTGGCTCGGAAATCCATCATCGGCTGCCGAATGGCCGCAAGTTCCCCTCGCACTTGCGGATTGGCATCCAGATAGGCCGAAATCTGCTCGGTACGCTGCTCTTTCGGCTGCCCCTTCAGGCTGGTGAAGAAGGCGTTGACGGCAGGATGGGTGAACATGTAGGCCGACATCGATGCCGAGACTCCGGACATGATCCCGGTCATATCGCCGACCGAGCAGTACGGCGGCGGCGGTGGCGGCGGCGGATCCTCGGCGATCGCGCCCGGAGCCGTGGCCAACAAGGCGCCCGCGGCGATGGCCGTCGCAACTGCAGATCGAACGAAAACGGACATACCCGCTCCTTTACGTAGTCGGCTCTGACGCAAGCTGGATACCACGCTGGTCACCCCCGGCCACCGCGGTCACGGTCCGGCCGATCGCGGTCCGGCCGTTCTCGATCCGGTAGATCTTGGTTCGGGCGCGACGGCCCCTCGTCGAGCAGCGCTCCGGAATCATCGTTATCGCAGTACCATTCGAAATCGCACCATGGATAGGTGCTCTGAGGCGGTCCTTCTTGGTAAAAAGCCCCAGCCGACGCAGGGACCAAGAAAGACACAGTCACCCCGACTGTCAAGACCGAGAGATAAAACGCCTGGCGCATCACCATCTCCTACCAAGAATGTCGCAACGGCTCGCCAAGTGCAGGAGATATCCGCTGCGTGCGCACCCGCTCGCAGCCCATCCCGACTGTGCTGATCAGAACCTAGTGGGGCGACAGCGGGCAAACATCACCCACAATGGGGGAAATGGTCAGGCGGACACCCAACGCGGCCGCCGCCGCACCCCCGCTATGGGGGGCGACTACTCCCGTTGTGCGACATTAGGATTCACTGGGTCGTGAAATTGGGGGGCCGACATGTCAGCGCTGGAGAACAACTGGTCCGAGCCCGCTGCGCGCGCGATTCCCCCCGAAGGCTATTTCGAACTCGAACGCGGACGGTACGGTCCGGCTTTTCCGCGCACTCCAGCCTGCTACGGCTTCTCGATCATCGCCAAGGTCAAGGCCGGTCGCGAAGACGCCGTTCGCGCCCACGGCAAGCAGATCGAGGAGGCGGTCGCCGCCAGTCCCGATGTCTTGGCACCGCTGCGTCTGCACTACCTGCGCTGGGTCCTCTTCGACGTCGGATCCGGCCTGCACTTCCAGTACCAGGGCATCTTCGACACCGATTTCGACAAATACACCGAAGACGCCGTCCGACTGTTCAGCGCGACCGGAATCACCACGGTCTTCACCAATCTCGAGGGCTTTCCCGACGACTGGCAGACCAACTCGCAGGCGTTCATCGAGTTCGTCCGCGAGCATCACCATCCCAGCTTCTTGGAATACGGCGAATACCCGTACGTCACCGCTGAAGAGATCAAGAAGGCTCTGCGACTCAAGGCCGCATTCTCCGACATGCTCGACCAGATGCAGTGACACTCGACCTCGACGATATTCAGCACATCCTGCTGACCCGGACGCCGGCGATGACGGGACGCTATGAGTTTCTGTCGTTCGACACCGCTGCAGGCGGCCGAGCCTGGCTAACGGAATTGCTGGACCGGGTGCAATCGGCCGCGGACGCGCACGACACCATGGCGGACGCCAAGCGCTGGATCACGTTGGCATTCACACATAACGGCCTACGCGCGCTCGGTGTGCCCCCGAGTGCGCTGGCCTCCTTTCCCGACGAGTTCCGCGAGGGCATGGCCGCGCGCGCCGACATCCTGGGCGACACCGGCCCCAACGCGCCGCAGCACTGGGTTGGGGGGTTGGCCGGCGATGATGTACATGCGATCGCGATCCTCTTTGCTCGCGATGAGGCCGAACACCGCAGGTGCATCGGCGAACACGACAACCTGCTGGCTCGCTGCGACGGCGTGCGCAGCGTCTCGTTTCTCGACCTGAACGCCACCCCACCGTTCAACTACGCTCACGACCACTTCGGCTTTCGGGACCGGCTCTCGCAACCGGTGATGAAGGGGTCGGGCGAAGAACCGACACCGGGCTCCGGTGCACCGCTGGAGCCCGGCGAGTTCATCCTCGGCTATCCCGATGAGGACGGACCGGTCCACAACCTGCCGCAGCCCGAAGTGCTGGCACGCAACGGCAGCTATCTGGCATACCGCCGGTTGCAGGAACACGTCGGGGCGTTTCGCACCTACCTGAGCGACAACGCGACCACCCCGCAGGAGCAGGATCTGCTGGCCGCCAAGTTCATGGGTCGATGGCGTAGCGGCGCGCCACTGGTGCTGGCACCCACCATCGACGATCCCGAGCTCGGCGCAGACCCGATGCGTAACAACGATTTCAACTACGGTGAGATGGATCCACTCGGCTACGCCTGCCCACTGGGCTCCCATGCCCGTCGGCTGAACCCGCGCGACACCGCACACTACATGAATCGGCGCCGGATGATACGTCGCGGCGCGACCTATGGGCCGGCCCTGCCGGACGGCGCTCCCGAAGATGGTGTCGACCGCGGCATCGCGGCATTCATCATCTGCGCCAGTCTCGTTCGGCAGTTCGAGT from Mycolicibacterium sp. MU0053 includes:
- a CDS encoding heme-binding protein; its protein translation is MSVFVRSAVATAIAAGALLATAPGAIAEDPPPPPPPPYCSVGDMTGIMSGVSASMSAYMFTHPAVNAFFTSLKGQPKEQRTEQISAYLDANPQVRGELAAIRQPMMDFRARCGVPLTD
- a CDS encoding Dyp-type peroxidase: MTLDLDDIQHILLTRTPAMTGRYEFLSFDTAAGGRAWLTELLDRVQSAADAHDTMADAKRWITLAFTHNGLRALGVPPSALASFPDEFREGMAARADILGDTGPNAPQHWVGGLAGDDVHAIAILFARDEAEHRRCIGEHDNLLARCDGVRSVSFLDLNATPPFNYAHDHFGFRDRLSQPVMKGSGEEPTPGSGAPLEPGEFILGYPDEDGPVHNLPQPEVLARNGSYLAYRRLQEHVGAFRTYLSDNATTPQEQDLLAAKFMGRWRSGAPLVLAPTIDDPELGADPMRNNDFNYGEMDPLGYACPLGSHARRLNPRDTAHYMNRRRMIRRGATYGPALPDGAPEDGVDRGIAAFIICASLVRQFEFAQNVWINDTSFHELGNEHDPICGTQDGTLDFTVPRRPIRKVHKGIPAFTTLRGGAYFFLPGLRALRYLAGLGDREMP